A stretch of the Aegilops tauschii subsp. strangulata cultivar AL8/78 chromosome 4, Aet v6.0, whole genome shotgun sequence genome encodes the following:
- the LOC109741918 gene encoding zinc finger protein CONSTANS-LIKE 16, translated as MASAGAAIGARAARACDGCMRRRARWHCAADDAYLCQACDASVHSANPLARRHHRVRLPSSSSPAATSSLQHADPDEPAWLHGLKRRPRTPRSKPGMVGKHGAPAAAKAAAASAVPDLEAEDSGSGIVGDNDDGHGVEVEDEDLLYRVPVFDPMLAELYNPMPVDEFREPLEQKPSVCCFSSLAGQPSSEYASGVADAADGFTGFDVVPDMELASFAADMESLLMGGVEDGFDDLRFLDEEKPQLNLDFDMADFDDQSTAAPAPEQELEDRKRKRSDSGMILKLDYERVIDSWAHDGGSPWFYGERPHIDPSDDSWLDLPAGSRGFGLGAAVTAVTGGEREARVSRYREKRRTRLFAKKIRYEVRKLNAEKRPRMKGRFVKRTALPPLPPRPPMVLAAHGHGGAHGRFRF; from the exons ATGGCGAGCGCCGGCGCGGCGATCGGGGCGCGCGCGGCCCGCGCCTGCGACGGCTGCATGCGGCGGCGGGCGCGGTGGCACTGCGCCGCGGACGACGCGTACCTGTGCCAGGCGTGCGACGCCTCCGTCCACTCGGCCAACCCGCTCGCGCGGCGCCACCACCGGGTGCGCCTCCCCTCCTCGTCCTCgccggccgccacctcctcccTTCAGCACGCCGACCCGGACGAGCCCGCGTGGCTGCACGGCCTCAAGCGCCGGCCGCGCACGCCGCGGTCCAAGCCCGGGATGGTGGGCAAGCacggcgcgcccgccgccgcgAAGGCCGCGGCTGCCTCGGCGGTCCCCGATCTCGAGGCGGAGGACTCCGGCTCTGGCATCGTCGGTGACAACGACGACGGCCACGGCGTGGAGGTCGAAGACGAGGATCTCCTGTACCGCGTCCCGGTGTTCGACCCCATGCTCGCTGAGCTCTACAACCCCATGCCGGTCGACGAGTTCCGGGAGCCCCTCGAGCAGAAGCCTTCCGTCTGCTGCTTCTCGTCGCTTGCCGGTCAGCCGTCGTCGGAGTATGCATCCGGCGTGGCGGACGCGGCCGACGGGTTCACCGGGTTCGACGTCGTGCCGGACATGGAGCTCGCCAGCTTCGCCGCGGACATGGAGAGCCTGCTCATGGGAGGAGTCGAGGACGGGTTCGACGACCTGCGGTTCTTGGACGAAGAGAAGCCCCAGCTGAACCTTGACTTCGACATGGCGGACTTCGATGATCAGAGCACcgcggcgccggcgccggagcaagAGTTAGAGGACAGGAAAAGGAAGCGGTCGGACTCGGGGATGATACTTAAGCTCGACTACGAGAGGGTTATCGACTCCTGGGCCCATGACGGCGGCTCGCCGTGGTTCTACGGCGAGCGCCCCCACATCGACCCTAGTGACGATTCCTGGCTGGACTTACCG GCGGGGAGCCGGGGGTTCGGGCTCGGCGCAGCGGTGACGGCGGTGACCGGCGGCGAGCGGGAGGCGCGGGTGTCGCGGTACCGGGAGAAGCGGCGGACGCGGCTGTTCGCCAAGAAGATCCGGTACGAGGTGCGCAAGCTCAACGCCGAGAAGCGGCCGCGGATGAAGGGGCGGTTCGTCAAGCGCACCGCGCTGCCACCGCTGCCACCGCGGCCGCCGATGGTGCTCGCGGCCCACGGCCACGGCGGCGCGCACGGGCGCTTCCGTTTTTGA